A genomic segment from Bacillota bacterium encodes:
- a CDS encoding DUF1576 domain-containing protein produces the protein MRPRQTPRVYPEAVVLAAFELFLILTGIVVESGVLAEGLKKVVLSPGLLITDYVMVGGVGAALVNAGAVGLAGVLLAAICGIRPSGTEVAGVLTMTGFAFFGKNLITIFPLIGGVYLYSLAEGKAFRNYLTPAMFATALAPVVSQAAFGLGLGLPTGILMGVITGFLVPPLRPVLYHCHNGLNLYNIGFTAGIVGSIVYAFKVRFTGKFDPVLIWSVHWSSWLGWLFTLLFVGLCMVAYVTGKDSLTKNYGRILASSGKLTSDFVQIAGWPSTLFNMGTVGLMGSTYILVTGSVFNGPTVGGLLTMVGFAAMGKHPRNVLPIMMGVLAGGWILGLQPSTPGVILAALFGTALAPVAGMFGPFAGFLAGIVHTAVVTNVGWLHGGMNLYNNGFAAGLVATLFWGAWPTLAAAYDRLTGPRVPADRAQAPVTAPDQT, from the coding sequence ATGCGTCCGAGACAGACTCCACGGGTATACCCTGAAGCCGTTGTCCTCGCCGCGTTTGAGTTATTCCTGATACTCACCGGTATCGTCGTTGAGTCCGGGGTTCTCGCAGAGGGCCTGAAGAAGGTCGTGCTGAGCCCCGGACTTTTGATTACCGACTACGTGATGGTGGGCGGCGTCGGCGCGGCGCTCGTGAACGCCGGGGCGGTCGGACTGGCGGGTGTGCTCCTCGCTGCGATATGCGGCATACGGCCGTCCGGTACCGAAGTGGCGGGTGTGCTGACCATGACGGGGTTCGCGTTCTTCGGGAAGAACCTCATCACGATATTCCCGCTCATCGGCGGGGTGTACCTCTACAGCCTGGCGGAGGGGAAGGCGTTCAGGAACTACCTGACACCCGCCATGTTCGCGACGGCGCTTGCTCCCGTCGTGAGCCAGGCGGCATTCGGCCTGGGGTTGGGCCTTCCCACCGGAATACTGATGGGTGTGATTACTGGATTCCTCGTGCCCCCGCTGAGGCCCGTCCTCTACCACTGCCATAACGGTTTAAACCTGTACAACATAGGCTTTACCGCGGGAATCGTAGGCAGTATCGTTTATGCGTTCAAGGTGCGCTTCACCGGCAAGTTCGACCCGGTGCTGATCTGGTCGGTCCACTGGTCGAGCTGGCTGGGGTGGTTGTTCACGCTGCTGTTCGTGGGGCTTTGCATGGTAGCGTACGTCACGGGAAAGGACTCGCTGACGAAGAACTACGGCCGGATACTGGCGTCCTCCGGGAAACTCACCTCGGACTTCGTGCAAATCGCCGGGTGGCCTTCGACCCTGTTCAACATGGGCACAGTGGGGCTGATGGGGAGTACCTACATCCTCGTGACAGGCAGTGTGTTCAACGGCCCGACGGTCGGCGGTCTTCTCACCATGGTCGGCTTCGCCGCAATGGGGAAGCATCCCCGGAACGTACTGCCGATAATGATGGGTGTGCTCGCGGGCGGTTGGATACTGGGTCTCCAGCCATCCACGCCCGGCGTGATCCTTGCGGCCCTCTTTGGGACCGCCCTGGCGCCGGTCGCCGGTATGTTCGGCCCGTTCGCAGGGTTCCTCGCGGGGATCGTGCATACCGCCGTGGTGACGAACGTGGGGTGGCTCCACGGTGGAATGAACCTCTACAACAACGGATTCGCGGCCGGGCTGGTGGCGACCCTGTTCTGGGGCGCCTGGCCCACGCTGGCCGCGGCGTATGATCGCCTCACCGGTCCAAGGGTCCCCGCCGATCGGGCGCAGGCGCCCGTCACAGCCCCGGACCAGACGTAA
- a CDS encoding PilZ domain-containing protein: protein MDNSTGGGPREFHMRVLGKSAGAKVDLYFTDSEFAHRVSGNLTVRGNLFGVTIPPGTPCPHHGCFRAQVYTMSGVRALGGFAVRISPEEIRMFPSGLVEHRERRRSVRVPFQANVTYRLLRYLEHDLTESKGVGTGICLDLGLSGLGISTPIELPEHLTIGVTVNSPGWDAFGEVECVVNRVQQTLSGWLTGLGFENPSTAFTAYVKRFVLDSLHTERKTE from the coding sequence ATGGATAACTCGACCGGGGGCGGACCGCGCGAATTCCACATGAGAGTCCTCGGCAAGTCTGCCGGGGCGAAGGTTGACCTCTATTTCACAGACAGTGAGTTCGCCCACAGGGTTTCGGGCAACCTCACTGTGCGCGGGAACCTGTTCGGAGTCACTATCCCGCCGGGAACCCCGTGTCCGCATCACGGGTGCTTCAGAGCCCAGGTTTACACGATGTCCGGTGTGCGCGCCCTCGGCGGGTTCGCCGTCCGGATTTCGCCCGAAGAAATCAGGATGTTCCCGTCGGGCTTGGTCGAGCACCGCGAACGCCGCCGGTCCGTCCGGGTCCCTTTCCAGGCCAACGTCACTTACCGCCTCCTGAGGTACCTGGAGCACGACCTAACCGAATCGAAAGGGGTCGGGACCGGTATCTGTCTCGACCTCGGGCTGTCCGGGCTGGGTATAAGTACGCCCATCGAGCTCCCCGAGCACCTCACGATCGGCGTGACAGTCAATTCCCCGGGCTGGGACGCGTTCGGTGAGGTCGAATGCGTCGTGAACAGGGTGCAGCAGACCCTGTCAGGCTGGCTAACCGGCCTGGGTTTCGAGAATCCCTCCACCGCGTTCACCGCGTACGTCAAGCGGTTCGTCCTCGACTCTCTCCACACCGAGCGTAAGACGGAGTAG
- a CDS encoding amidohydrolase: MLFVTRPWPEVGILKRESRIVYMNGRFVTLDDSRPSAGAVAVRGGRFVAVGPTAGALEAAGPGASVCDLRGLTVVPGFIDSHLHFASYGLGLQDVDLSGAASVREILSLIGRRASLSAAGEWVVAHGYNHLALAESRHPSRTELDFATPRNPVYLRHSSGHLCVVNSAALRLAAIDRETPDPEGGVIGRDAAGEPDGVLHESAQMLVRRLRLPHARDQLVRAIALANAELVKRGVTSCHEARAGRLAPDEVEAYIEASRRGLLQIRVHLMADGTTGAGGRPSPEWAALPGDDRALSGGTVKFFADGSILTGTAAFSGDGRWAPVRLGEIESLREAVRNGWRVAVHAIGDLAVDAAVTAIASEATGGRSRAKRHRIEHCGLPSRIAVEMMARMGIMAVGEPSFVAGSGDDYESLLGRARAERLFPVASLLRAGIRVAFGTDLPASRSTPVRAIHDAVNRSTPSGNVLGGGERIGALQALRCMTSEGAHASMEERIKGVIRPGMLADFAVLSDDITRTAPESIGQATVVATVIGGEPVFGAPDLGW, translated from the coding sequence ATGCTTTTCGTAACCCGGCCTTGGCCGGAGGTGGGCATTCTGAAGCGTGAATCCCGTATTGTATACATGAACGGCCGGTTCGTGACCCTGGACGACTCGCGCCCCAGCGCCGGGGCGGTGGCCGTGCGGGGCGGGCGGTTCGTGGCCGTGGGCCCGACAGCCGGGGCGCTTGAGGCTGCGGGGCCGGGCGCAAGCGTGTGCGACTTGCGCGGGCTCACCGTCGTCCCGGGATTCATCGACTCGCACTTGCACTTCGCTTCGTATGGTCTCGGGCTGCAGGACGTCGACCTTTCGGGCGCGGCGTCGGTGCGGGAGATACTCTCCCTCATCGGTCGCCGCGCCTCGCTATCGGCTGCGGGCGAATGGGTGGTGGCCCACGGCTACAACCACCTGGCGCTCGCGGAGAGCCGGCATCCCAGTCGCACCGAACTCGACTTCGCTACGCCGCGGAACCCCGTCTACCTGAGGCACTCCTCGGGCCACCTGTGCGTGGTCAACAGCGCCGCACTGCGCCTCGCGGCGATCGACAGGGAAACCCCCGATCCGGAGGGCGGCGTGATTGGCCGTGACGCTGCGGGAGAACCCGACGGCGTCCTCCACGAATCCGCGCAGATGCTCGTAAGGCGTCTCAGGCTGCCCCACGCGAGGGATCAGCTCGTGCGGGCGATAGCGCTGGCCAACGCTGAGCTGGTGAAGCGCGGGGTGACGAGCTGCCACGAGGCGCGCGCGGGGAGGCTGGCTCCCGACGAGGTCGAGGCCTACATCGAGGCGTCCCGCCGGGGCCTGCTCCAGATCAGGGTACACCTCATGGCCGACGGCACCACTGGGGCCGGTGGGCGCCCATCCCCGGAGTGGGCCGCTCTGCCCGGCGACGACCGCGCGCTCTCGGGCGGCACTGTCAAGTTCTTCGCGGACGGCTCCATCCTGACGGGCACCGCGGCTTTCTCGGGGGATGGCAGGTGGGCTCCGGTGAGGCTGGGAGAGATCGAATCGCTCCGCGAGGCCGTGCGAAACGGCTGGAGGGTTGCTGTACACGCCATCGGCGATCTCGCAGTCGACGCTGCGGTGACGGCCATTGCCTCGGAGGCGACCGGGGGGCGGAGCCGCGCAAAGCGGCACCGGATCGAACACTGCGGCTTGCCCTCACGCATCGCCGTCGAGATGATGGCGCGGATGGGAATCATGGCGGTCGGTGAGCCGTCTTTCGTGGCGGGAAGCGGCGACGATTACGAATCCCTCCTCGGGCGCGCCAGGGCCGAGCGGCTTTTTCCCGTTGCATCCCTCCTCCGCGCGGGGATCCGCGTTGCGTTTGGGACCGACCTGCCGGCGTCGAGGTCCACACCGGTCAGGGCGATCCACGACGCCGTGAACCGGTCCACGCCTTCAGGTAACGTGCTCGGGGGCGGCGAGAGAATAGGCGCCCTACAGGCCTTGAGATGCATGACCTCTGAGGGCGCCCACGCTTCGATGGAAGAACGCATCAAGGGCGTCATCCGGCCCGGGATGCTTGCCGACTTCGCCGTGCTGTCGGACGACATCACCCGGACGGCCCCTGAGTCGATCGGGCAAGCAACCGTCGTGGCGACCGTGATCGGCGGGGAGCCGGTTTTCGGGGCGCCGGACCTGGGCTGGTAA
- a CDS encoding pyridoxamine 5'-phosphate oxidase family protein, translating to MSEHVKPTGAGHLRRKDKAMDAEGARELLEKAEVGTLAVVLDDGRPYAIPVNFAVLGDRVVIHCARQGAKIDAIRRQAGVCFSVFDAGGIVGAATACELSYVYRSVVAFGRATIVDDTGRKMEALEALARKYAPETSGTVSRAATEKTLVIEVSMDIVTGKRSHG from the coding sequence ATGAGCGAGCACGTGAAGCCCACGGGAGCAGGTCACCTTCGCCGGAAGGACAAGGCGATGGACGCGGAGGGCGCGCGCGAACTGCTCGAAAAGGCCGAGGTTGGCACGCTCGCCGTCGTACTGGATGACGGCCGTCCGTATGCCATTCCGGTCAACTTCGCCGTATTGGGCGACAGGGTCGTGATCCACTGCGCCAGGCAGGGCGCCAAGATCGACGCAATACGCCGGCAAGCCGGCGTTTGCTTTTCCGTCTTCGACGCCGGCGGGATCGTGGGGGCAGCGACGGCCTGCGAGCTGTCATACGTCTACCGCAGCGTCGTCGCCTTCGGCAGGGCGACGATAGTCGACGACACCGGCAGGAAGATGGAAGCGCTTGAGGCGCTCGCGCGGAAGTACGCGCCGGAGACCTCCGGCACCGTCAGCAGGGCAGCCACCGAGAAAACCCTGGTTATTGAGGTTTCGATGGACATAGTGACGGGCAAGCGGTCACACGGTTAG
- a CDS encoding CBS domain-containing protein, with protein MAESVMTGVVAVFYLSSFLGTKVVDRKGAFVGSISDMVIKAHNPSGTVVKAVVSSGKKGEAFAVQWQHVTACDEAIILSVDREALPAYVPDEDDILLRDNILDKQIIDIKGIRVVRVNDVALARHENCLRVAGVDTGWRGALRRLGLLRAANLVGRAAGWVAPERLVPWNCVEPLAGALSPITLTVPWKKVRHLHPADLAEIVDDLDANERRSLFNALDDEVAAQTLAEVEEPKIQESILDTLGHERASDLLEEMPPDDAADILGDLPPHKAQSLLEAMEDDEAAEVKSLMHYDEDTAGGLMTTDLVKIPVGFTAQQTIEYLRQIQPGADTAYYLYVVDESDRLTGVLSLRDLVVAPPEANVGTVAECPAVCATVDMDADEVVELMAKYDYLALPVTDRDGALKGAITVDDVMDVALEAKPRRRG; from the coding sequence TTGGCCGAATCCGTGATGACGGGGGTGGTAGCTGTGTTCTACCTGTCGAGCTTCCTCGGCACCAAGGTAGTTGACCGTAAGGGAGCATTTGTCGGGAGTATCTCCGACATGGTGATCAAGGCGCACAACCCGTCCGGCACGGTCGTAAAAGCAGTTGTGTCGTCGGGAAAGAAGGGCGAGGCGTTCGCCGTCCAGTGGCAGCACGTCACGGCGTGCGACGAGGCGATCATCCTATCGGTTGACCGCGAGGCGCTACCGGCCTACGTCCCAGACGAGGACGACATCCTGTTGAGGGACAACATCCTCGACAAGCAGATCATCGACATAAAGGGTATCCGGGTTGTGCGCGTGAACGACGTCGCGCTGGCGCGGCATGAGAACTGCCTCAGGGTCGCCGGAGTCGACACGGGGTGGCGTGGGGCGCTGAGGCGCCTGGGCCTGCTGCGCGCCGCGAACCTCGTCGGGCGGGCGGCGGGGTGGGTTGCCCCCGAGAGGCTGGTTCCGTGGAACTGCGTCGAACCGCTGGCCGGCGCGCTCAGCCCCATCACGCTGACGGTCCCGTGGAAGAAGGTCAGGCATCTCCACCCGGCCGACCTGGCCGAGATCGTGGACGACCTCGACGCTAACGAGAGACGGTCGCTGTTCAACGCCCTCGACGATGAGGTGGCGGCGCAGACCCTGGCCGAGGTCGAGGAGCCGAAGATCCAGGAGTCGATACTCGACACACTCGGCCACGAGAGGGCGTCCGACCTCCTCGAGGAGATGCCGCCGGATGACGCGGCGGACATTCTAGGTGATCTGCCGCCGCACAAGGCGCAATCACTGCTTGAGGCCATGGAGGACGACGAGGCTGCGGAGGTTAAGTCGTTGATGCACTACGACGAGGACACCGCCGGCGGTCTCATGACCACCGACCTCGTGAAGATACCTGTGGGCTTCACCGCGCAGCAGACGATCGAATACTTAAGGCAAATCCAGCCCGGCGCGGACACCGCTTATTACCTGTACGTGGTTGACGAGTCAGACCGGCTGACGGGCGTGCTGTCGCTGCGCGATCTCGTCGTAGCGCCCCCCGAGGCGAACGTCGGAACGGTCGCCGAATGCCCGGCAGTGTGTGCGACCGTCGATATGGACGCCGACGAGGTTGTTGAACTGATGGCGAAATACGACTACCTGGCGCTACCTGTCACCGATCGCGACGGCGCGCTCAAGGGCGCGATAACGGTGGACGATGTCATGGATGTGGCGCTCGAGGCCAAGCCCCGCCGGCGGGGCTGA
- a CDS encoding glycosyl hydrolase → MAAIGPQVTRRRRAPWFVAPLAVVVLCTIAYMAVLPYIPSDEPAVQPSPDRPALVAGGIRHAAPAVVADGRLLLPVEALHDLVDPHIVWDETARAVIVTTRDRVVKMRTGDLTAYVNGRPVSLSIAPVMMDDRPYAPAEPFSRLLGLSVHHDPESHVVVIDPPGSQSATGETTVDTAIRTSPSVKAPVISELKQGSEVYLFGEMHGWYLARQKSGLPGYVAKAAVVLKGVTHAPQPPAPDYYRPWKRTGERINLTWEHVLNKNPAPSSIGPLPGVNVVAPTWLKVADGSGSVTCRADPAYVKWAHSRGCEVWALVDNGFDPNRTRAFLSDPAARENIVRSLLLYAEMYDFDGINVDFENVFKEDAGLLVQFIRELVPLAHEQGLAVSIDVTVKSSSGNWSLCYDRKALGSAADYLMLMAYDEYPAGSQTPGPTASLPWVEKGIRSLLEDVPPSKVVLGVPFYTRLWKQPGPAAAPGRLAPDATPAAPGASNGEAARVTQRAVSMDEAAAIIRDRQLQPSWDAEAQQFVVRYEENGHRYVMWIEDEQSIRRRVALVKKFGLKGVASWRRGFENAATWDALAELRLF, encoded by the coding sequence GTGGCGGCAATCGGTCCCCAGGTAACCCGGAGAAGGCGCGCACCGTGGTTTGTTGCGCCGCTCGCGGTCGTGGTCCTGTGCACGATCGCGTACATGGCGGTGCTGCCCTACATCCCATCAGATGAACCGGCCGTACAGCCATCACCGGACAGGCCCGCGCTCGTCGCCGGCGGCATACGTCACGCCGCTCCGGCCGTCGTGGCGGACGGCCGCCTGCTGCTCCCCGTCGAAGCGCTGCACGACCTGGTCGACCCGCATATCGTGTGGGACGAGACGGCCCGCGCCGTCATCGTGACGACCAGGGACCGTGTAGTCAAAATGCGCACCGGCGACCTCACCGCCTACGTCAACGGCCGGCCGGTTTCCCTGTCGATCGCGCCCGTGATGATGGATGATCGGCCCTACGCGCCGGCGGAGCCGTTCTCCCGCCTTCTCGGGTTGTCCGTCCACCACGACCCCGAATCGCACGTCGTGGTGATCGACCCGCCCGGCTCGCAGTCCGCGACGGGCGAAACGACGGTCGACACCGCCATAAGAACGTCTCCCTCGGTCAAGGCGCCGGTGATAAGCGAACTCAAGCAGGGGTCCGAGGTGTACCTGTTTGGCGAGATGCACGGCTGGTACCTCGCCAGGCAAAAGAGCGGCCTCCCGGGATACGTCGCCAAGGCGGCGGTGGTCCTCAAAGGGGTCACTCACGCACCCCAGCCACCGGCCCCCGACTACTACAGGCCGTGGAAGAGGACAGGCGAACGGATAAACCTCACCTGGGAGCACGTGCTCAACAAGAACCCCGCGCCATCGTCGATCGGCCCACTCCCGGGCGTGAACGTGGTGGCCCCTACCTGGCTCAAGGTGGCCGACGGCTCGGGGAGCGTCACGTGCCGCGCTGACCCCGCATACGTGAAGTGGGCTCACTCGCGGGGCTGCGAGGTCTGGGCGCTGGTGGACAACGGGTTCGACCCCAACCGGACCCGCGCGTTCCTGTCGGATCCGGCCGCGAGGGAGAACATCGTACGCTCGCTGCTCCTGTACGCGGAGATGTACGACTTCGACGGGATAAACGTGGATTTCGAGAACGTATTCAAGGAAGACGCGGGGCTGCTCGTGCAGTTCATCAGGGAGCTCGTCCCGCTCGCGCACGAACAGGGGCTCGCGGTCTCCATCGACGTCACGGTGAAGTCGTCCAGCGGCAACTGGTCGCTATGCTACGACCGGAAGGCGCTCGGGAGCGCGGCCGACTACCTGATGCTCATGGCCTACGACGAGTACCCCGCGGGGTCGCAGACTCCGGGGCCGACGGCGTCACTGCCGTGGGTGGAGAAGGGCATCCGCTCGCTGCTCGAGGACGTCCCCCCGTCCAAGGTCGTGCTCGGCGTGCCGTTCTACACGCGCCTGTGGAAGCAGCCCGGCCCGGCGGCGGCGCCCGGCCGGCTGGCGCCTGACGCCACGCCCGCCGCGCCTGGGGCCTCGAACGGCGAGGCCGCGCGGGTGACACAGCGCGCCGTGTCGATGGACGAGGCTGCCGCGATCATTCGCGACAGGCAACTCCAGCCGTCGTGGGATGCGGAGGCGCAACAGTTCGTCGTGCGGTACGAGGAGAACGGCCACAGGTACGTCATGTGGATCGAGGACGAGCAGTCGATACGCAGGCGGGTCGCGCTGGTGAAGAAGTTCGGACTGAAAGGGGTCGCCTCGTGGCGCCGGGGATTCGAGAACGCCGCTACCTGGGACGCGCTGGCCGAGCTCAGGCTGTTCTGA
- a CDS encoding 4Fe-4S binding protein: MEQRYLGKTGIKMTGLCYGTLPLGPLQVNMSLAQGASIIKHSLEKGISCIDTAQAYKTYPHIKKALLEHRGKVVIASKSYAATYEGMREAIEEAIAEMAIDHVDIMYLHAARVPLTVLSERRDALRCLVDAKKEGLIRAAGISLHSVELLRIAADVPQIDVVMPVINVAGVGIMDGSREDMIQAIQYALSRGKAVIAQKALAGGHLVDRYDEAIRFVRDMPGVTSIAIGMLSNDEVDANIAAYEGRPVPEEIRSKIGKHNKRLLVQKWCRGCGTCERACPSQAIRVVDGKAVVDYGKCLLCGYCNPVCPDFALRLA; the protein is encoded by the coding sequence TTGGAGCAGCGCTACCTTGGTAAGACAGGAATCAAGATGACCGGACTTTGCTACGGGACGCTCCCCCTGGGACCCCTGCAGGTCAACATGAGCCTCGCCCAGGGGGCTTCGATAATCAAGCACTCCCTCGAAAAGGGCATAAGCTGCATTGATACCGCTCAGGCCTACAAGACCTACCCACACATCAAGAAAGCCCTCCTGGAGCACCGTGGAAAGGTGGTAATCGCCAGCAAGTCGTACGCGGCCACCTACGAAGGCATGCGCGAAGCGATCGAGGAGGCCATCGCCGAGATGGCGATCGACCACGTCGATATAATGTACCTCCACGCCGCACGGGTGCCTCTGACCGTCTTATCCGAGAGGCGTGATGCGCTGCGTTGCCTCGTCGATGCAAAGAAGGAGGGTCTCATCCGCGCCGCAGGCATTTCGTTGCATTCGGTGGAGCTCCTCAGGATAGCCGCCGATGTCCCACAGATCGACGTGGTGATGCCTGTAATCAACGTGGCCGGCGTGGGTATCATGGACGGTTCGAGAGAGGACATGATCCAGGCAATTCAGTATGCACTTTCCAGGGGGAAGGCGGTCATCGCTCAGAAGGCGCTCGCCGGGGGGCACCTGGTCGACCGGTACGACGAGGCGATACGGTTTGTACGCGACATGCCCGGTGTGACCTCGATCGCCATCGGTATGCTGTCGAACGATGAAGTCGACGCCAACATCGCAGCGTACGAGGGGAGACCCGTCCCCGAGGAGATCCGCTCGAAAATCGGCAAGCATAACAAGAGACTGTTGGTGCAGAAATGGTGCAGGGGCTGCGGCACCTGCGAGAGAGCCTGCCCGAGCCAGGCGATAAGGGTTGTCGATGGTAAGGCCGTGGTGGACTACGGGAAATGTCTCCTATGCGGGTACTGCAACCCGGTCTGCCCTGACTTCGCCCTCAGGCTGGCATAA
- a CDS encoding divalent metal cation transporter has translation MKNRFATLKHNLLVFLAVAGPGIITGNVDNDAGGIATYSAAGARFGYRMLWILFIITFSLAIVQEMCARMGTVTGKGLGDLIRETFGIRITVLAMLALIAANLANTAGEFAGIAAGFEIFGVSRYISVPLCALGVWWLVVRGSYKVVERFYMAFCILFGTYVISGVLARPNWGGVLTDMVRPTFSWDPAFVTMSITIIGTTIAPWMQFYQQSAIRDKGLTVKDLPMERIDTYIGSFLTNFVAFFIVVACGAVLFPKGITIDTADQAAVALAPLAGKYCGLLFAAGLINASIMAASILPLTTAYAVAEALGFEGSLEVKSGESSAFYWLYTAMVAIGAAMVLMPNVDFMKIMLFSQTVNGVLLPLILYFMLRIINNCKIMGNHTNNQLENIITWSQAAVLVALTAVMLVQTFVH, from the coding sequence ATGAAGAACAGGTTCGCAACGCTCAAGCACAATCTGTTGGTTTTCCTCGCAGTCGCCGGACCGGGAATCATAACAGGGAACGTCGACAACGATGCCGGCGGCATAGCTACCTATTCCGCAGCGGGAGCGCGCTTTGGCTACCGCATGTTGTGGATACTCTTCATAATCACGTTCAGCCTGGCCATTGTACAGGAAATGTGTGCGCGCATGGGGACCGTCACAGGTAAAGGCCTGGGCGACCTCATAAGAGAGACCTTTGGCATACGTATTACCGTGCTGGCTATGCTCGCGCTCATTGCCGCCAACCTGGCCAATACGGCCGGCGAGTTTGCCGGTATAGCGGCGGGTTTCGAAATATTCGGGGTCTCGCGATACATCTCGGTGCCGCTGTGTGCATTGGGCGTATGGTGGCTGGTGGTCCGGGGATCTTATAAGGTTGTCGAAAGGTTCTACATGGCCTTCTGTATCCTGTTTGGCACCTACGTCATCTCGGGCGTTCTCGCGCGCCCCAACTGGGGCGGGGTTCTCACCGACATGGTGAGGCCCACTTTCTCGTGGGACCCCGCCTTCGTCACGATGTCAATTACCATTATCGGAACGACCATAGCGCCGTGGATGCAATTCTACCAGCAGTCGGCCATCAGGGACAAGGGCCTGACGGTGAAGGACCTGCCGATGGAGAGGATCGACACGTATATCGGGAGTTTCTTGACCAACTTCGTGGCGTTCTTCATTGTGGTCGCGTGCGGGGCAGTTCTCTTCCCCAAGGGTATAACCATCGATACCGCAGACCAGGCGGCTGTTGCGCTGGCACCCCTGGCGGGGAAGTACTGCGGCCTCCTGTTCGCCGCGGGGCTCATCAATGCGTCGATAATGGCGGCCTCCATACTCCCGCTGACCACTGCGTATGCCGTTGCCGAAGCACTCGGCTTCGAGGGGAGCCTCGAAGTCAAGTCGGGTGAGTCGAGCGCGTTTTACTGGCTCTACACCGCCATGGTCGCCATAGGGGCCGCCATGGTCCTGATGCCCAATGTCGATTTCATGAAGATAATGCTGTTTTCACAGACAGTGAACGGCGTCCTCCTGCCGTTGATACTCTACTTCATGCTGAGAATAATCAACAACTGTAAGATCATGGGTAACCACACGAACAACCAGCTCGAGAACATAATAACCTGGAGCCAGGCTGCAGTGCTGGTGGCTCTGACCGCAGTTATGCTCGTGCAGACGTTCGTTCACTAG
- a CDS encoding SIMPL domain-containing protein (The SIMPL domain is named for its presence in mouse protein SIMPL (signalling molecule that associates with mouse pelle-like kinase). Bacterial member BP26, from Brucella, was shown to assemble into a channel-like structure, while YggE from E. coli has been associated with resistance to oxidative stress.): protein MSTQRDPIMLAVLAVAVISLVFGVMSMNRTPSVTVNSASPAKTIRVRGTSTLDVKPDTATITLGMRVQRGTAKEAQAAGAAIINDVVAALKKLGIPESDIRSSRVSLNTVYDYRGTPKIVGYASESLLTITTQKLDQVGEIVDEAVKAGANEVQSVAFSLKDTEKAKQQAIDLAVEDAHKKAEQIAARTNQEITGVQSVSVDEQAGEPPIVYRAAKALESAQPAPMPVLPGTLKFSVAVEASYLIK, encoded by the coding sequence ATGTCCACACAAAGAGACCCAATCATGCTGGCCGTACTCGCGGTCGCCGTAATCTCGCTGGTTTTCGGGGTCATGTCCATGAACAGGACCCCCAGCGTCACCGTAAACTCGGCTTCACCCGCGAAGACGATCAGGGTCAGGGGCACGAGCACGCTGGACGTGAAGCCGGACACGGCCACGATAACGCTGGGGATGAGGGTGCAGCGGGGTACCGCCAAGGAGGCGCAGGCAGCCGGCGCCGCGATCATCAACGACGTGGTGGCCGCCCTGAAGAAACTCGGCATCCCCGAGTCCGACATCAGGTCCTCGAGGGTGAGCTTGAACACTGTGTACGACTATCGCGGGACGCCGAAGATAGTAGGTTACGCATCCGAATCGCTCCTGACGATAACGACGCAGAAGCTCGACCAGGTGGGTGAAATCGTCGATGAGGCGGTCAAGGCGGGCGCGAACGAGGTGCAGAGCGTTGCGTTCTCACTGAAGGATACGGAGAAGGCCAAGCAGCAGGCGATAGACCTCGCGGTGGAGGACGCGCATAAGAAAGCCGAGCAGATCGCCGCCAGGACGAACCAGGAGATCACCGGAGTACAGAGTGTCAGCGTGGACGAGCAAGCGGGAGAACCGCCCATAGTCTACAGGGCGGCCAAGGCGCTGGAGTCGGCGCAGCCCGCGCCCATGCCGGTGTTGCCGGGCACGCTGAAGTTCTCGGTCGCCGTGGAGGCGTCCTACCTCATCAAGTAG